The sequence gttccaatttgacctctagcaggaatttccatgtgccacagttgcggccctaaaaaaaaaaagaagaagaagaaagaaaaagaaatgaaatttaaaatgaggtGGTGGAAAAGTTGTAAAACGCTGTCTTAAGGATATTATGATTCCAAATCCTGGTGACCTCAAAATATCTGCTCTGTCTTGTTTCCTCCCTGCTACTGGTTTTGAATGTCCACCAGTAAAATCACTAGAGATTAGACCTTGATGAGGAAAGCAGCAGAAATATAACACATGATATCAGGAATCTGGTTCCTCAATTCTGCAAAGAGCACATCAGTAGGAATAAATATTTAGGTAGAGAAAGTTGACACTTTCGACCAAGAAGGAATGAGATCCATTTCAGTCGTAAGCAGCATAGTAGAATCAACCCTGCAAAGGCAGAGTGGTGATTAGGATGGCTTTGCTGGAGAGGGAGGGCAATGAAAGGCCCCTGAGATAATGTTTCCTTCCAGAATGTGTGCTCTGGGACAAATCTCAACTCTTGCTCTTAACTGGCTTGGCAGCCTCCCAGCCTACTTCTcacttctcctcctctccccaccaggTGGCCATCAGGCGCAGACCCACCCTCTATGTCATAAACCTTCTGGTGCCCAGTAGCTTTCTGGTGGCCATCGATGCCCTCAGCTTCTACCTGCCAGCAGAAAGCGAGAACCGTGCCCCATTCAAGATAACACTCCTCCTGGGCTACAATGTCTTCCTGCTCATGATGAATGACCTACTCCCCATCAGTGGCACCCCCCTCATCAGTATGGCCCCCACCCCACTGTTGGAagaggggggaggaggcagggcagggggctgaACTGGCTAGATCTGCAGAGGCAGCTAAGACAGAGGGAGAAAGCGGTCACCTTGGAAAGGGCTCGCTGTGTGAGACAGAAGAAGGGAGGCTTGGAGGGTCCTCTGAACCTGACTCACTCAGGTGTGCTCCTTCCACCCAGGTGTCTACTTCGCCCTGTGTCTGTCACTGATGGTGGTCAGCCTGCTGGAGACCATCTTCATCACCTACCTGCTGCACCTGGCcgccacccagcccccacccctgccccgctGGCTCCATTCTCTGCTTCTGCACTGCACCAGCCCAAGGAAATGCTGCCCTGTGGTTGCACCCCAAAGGGGAAACTCGGGTCAGGACCTCGGTCCCGCCCACCTTCCTGGTGAGGGAAGCCTGCACAGCCCacactccctcctccatcccctccaATTCCCTGCCCCCGCCTCCGTCCCTGCCCCCACACCTCCCCAGCTGACCTTGGCCGCCCACAGCTGAGTCTCTGTCTCTGCAGGCACGAAGGAGCCCGTGGAGCTGGTGGGGAAGGGGCCGGGTCCCAGAGAGGCAGAACTAAGTGGGTGCCCTGGGTCAGCGAGCACCCAGCcagaagatgaggctcagaagcAGCACCTGGTCAGCCTGTGGGTGCAGTGCAGCCACATGATGGACTCCCTGCTCTTCCGCCTCTACCTGCTCTTCTTGGCCACCTCCATTACCACGGTCATTGTCCTCTGGAACACCTAGGGAGATGCCCACCTGAGAGTTCCAGGCAAGAGCTTCTCTTTTCCCCAGGAAACAGCCAGGCCCTCACACCTACCCAAATCCTGTCTTACAGACCTGACAACGCCTTGCTTTCAACCTGGTCTTCCTGTGCAGTTTCAGACAAGACCTGATGGGTTCCTGTGCCCTCATGAGTGAAGTCCTTGTTCCTGCATGCCATCTACTCCCCTCAGCCCTCCCAAGCGTCCTGCCTGCCTGGCTCCTCAGGATTCAGGTTCCTGGAATACTTCTGTGATTGAATCTCCTCCAATAAACCCCTTTGCAGAAGGCACTGGTTCATCCCTGCATTATATTATAGTACCAAAAACCTTGAGGTTGAGAAACTTTGCAGAAAGTTTGCAGAAACTTTACATTACCAAAGTAAGAAGgactttcttgttttttaaatctattaaaCAATATGAgaaagtggggagaggagagagaagggggcaaaATCTATTACAAGGAATTACAATAAAATAGGGATTCACCTAAATTATCACAAATTATCCTGGATTTAAGCTTCAGCAATTAATAATATGCCAGAAACAGGCATCTCTTGTTTAAAGAGTGAAGCCTTTTGTCTCAGCCTGACATATGACTAATTCATCATTAAGCACTTAAAGTGTTAACATAATTCTAAATTCTGCTAACTGTCTGTGCTGCAATTAGAGTTGATCCagccttttttttatttttttaagcttttaaaaaaatgtttttaaatgtatattggagtataattaatttataatatgtTGATTTCAGGTGTATGACAGCAATTACATATCCATATatctatcctttttcagattcttttcccatataggtaataaaatcttttttaatgtttttttttatttctccaatacattattttttttctactgcacagcaaggtgacccagttacacatacatgtacacattcttttttctcacattatgatcCATCCTTAATCATACTAAGAAAAGAACCCTGGGCCAAGGAAAGCACATTTGAAAATGGCACCTGCTTTATTTGGGAGTAATACAAATGCCCCCACGTGAACTGGAAAATTCCTCTCCTTATCAACTGCCTCATCATTTGAAAGTCTGTATCTATTGGCCCATCATTTCCAATAGCTTCCTGGGGGGAGGTGAAGGCCCCACTGTATCGCATGAGATCTGTGGTATGATTTGCTGGACACAGGTTCAGAAAAGCACAGACTCAAGATCAACTCAATTACAACTTGAACACAATCtttgtgggatctcagttcccagaccagggatggaacctgggccgcagcagtgaaagcgccaattcctaaccactagaccatcagggaagtTCCCACaatctttcatttttcacaaccgtttcttttcctttctttactttaCTACTTTCTATCTGAAGCCTAAATTTCCCAGGTCATAACAGGgtagtgggaaaaaaagagagtcaTAATATTGTTTACTAAACTCTCTTTTCCTGGTTCCTCTTCTCCACTGCTCTTCCTCAAATGTCTTTGGCTTCCTCTGGTCACTGTAGATGCTCCAAGGGTGGCAAGGCTACCAATGTCCACCAGAAGTATGGCTGCTGGTAGTGCGGGCCTGAGGTcctaccccaatattcattgcagaacTTCTGCCCCCTCAGAGCCCAAGCCACTGGAGGGCTGAACTCTCAGTACACATGTTCCGAGGTCGGGGCTGAGTCACCAGAACCAGATGTCACTTGCTCTTTCCATGCAGTCCGAAGTCCACAGGAATCTGGGCATACCGAAGCAGAAATACCCTGCTCTACTCTGAATGGCTCCTTTCACTCAAGTCTTCCAACGAAACTTATGTCCcttacttcttttattttgctctgcctttttttttttttttttttttttttttttttctttttacagccacagcctgtggaagttcccaggccaggggtcaaattggagcagcagctgtcagtctacgtcacagccacagcaacatgtgatccttaacccactgagtgaggccagggattgaacctatatcctcacggacactatatcagatttttaacccactgagccacaacaggaactcccaattttcttttttttacatttcaggaAAGTCTTTGGCTCTTCAGTTTCTAGAAGCTTGTCAAGCACTCCTCTCAGCATCACCAGCCCTCCAGGCATGTCCAAGATCTAGTATATACACAATCTAGGCTTAAAACAGGAGCCCTGATAGTCACCTAAATAAATTAGCGTGTCGTTATTATTTAGAGCATCTGTTATTATTTTGGCAGTTCCTCAACTCACAGCTTCTACAAAATGGGCCTTTAGAAAGAATacagtataataataataacaaccaaCATTGATTATTAACATATGGCAGGCacttttctaagtgctttatataaatacacacatttaatCCTTACAGTAACCCTATGACGTAGGATCTAGAGATCCACAAATACCTTGGAGCCAAATGcagaatttttcagattttaaaaaggtaacaggagttcccctttggctcagtggaaatgaatccaactagtacccatgaggacgcaggtttgatccctggccttgcttagtggattaaggatccagcattgccatgagttatggtgtaggttgcagacatggctcagatctggccttgctgtggctgtggtgtaggccggcagctgtagctccaattcaaccccttgcccaggaacttccatacgccatgggtatggctctaaaaaaagcaaaaaaattaaaaaattttttaaataaaaaaattttaagataacaaTCATGCATGTACTATATATTACTAATACCCCAAGCTGAGTATGGAGTAGCACCCTCTACTCAAACACAATATTTCTGCAGAAAAAACCTACGAATATTCACGCCAGGTAGCAAAAATGAAATTACGAATAGTCTCACATCAACTCAGGGCAGGTTTGCCACCGAATAACTTACAAAAAATCATTTGGTTTTCAAAGCCCTTTAGGTTCTAGAACTATGGTTTTGTattactatcctcattttatatattcaaataaatgagatgaaataaatgaggaaatgaagcaCAGAAACGTGCAGTGACAGCCACTGAGCTGTCTCCCAAGTTTCCACAGTTAGTTAGGTGACAAAGCTGAGGTTTGAACTGACTCTAGACATGAGTCAGCTGACTCTAGACATGGCACTGAGCCTCTGCCACATGGCCCCTGAGATGGGGGATGAAACCAGACAGGTTCTCCATGAGTTCCATGTTGAGACAAAAAGCCGCTGCAAGTCTTCATCAGCAAACACTGTAGGAGAATTGATACAGGAAGAGTCCCTGAGACAAACTTTCTTGTCCATTTCCTTCTACTCCGTCCCTCAGTCTTTTCTacccctcactccctccctccgcCCTCATTCTAAGTCATAACCCCCAAGTTCACTAACTGCACTTCCTCCACTGCTTTTTGAGTATATATTTCCCCAGATCTGAACTGGGCAATTCCTCTTACCTTTGTGTTCTCTAGGGATTTAGCTTTTTGCAGCTGATATTTTATTGCCAGATACTTCTGGATGTTCCATGCCTATGCCCTCTCCTGAGACCGTCACTTCATGGGGGAACTCATCCTTGACGTAGCTGAGTAGCTCACTTAGCCAGATTTTGAGAGGATCTGAAATTATGAGATCCATCTGcatcattctgtttttttccatccATCTTCATGATACATATTTCTCTGCTTattctctttacatttttttccattacatagctttatgttttatttaaatagaaaatatgcactttatctttttttttttttttttttttttagggccacacctgaggcatatggaagttctcaggctaggggtcaaatcagagctgcagctgttggactataccatagccacagcaacgtgggatctgagccatgtctgtgaccgatACCAAagcttatgacaatgccagatccttaacccactgagcgaagacaGGGATCCCacatttgtcctcatggatactagtcaggttcattaccactaagcgggaactccctgcactttATATTTTTTGACATATGGATTAAGATGCTCTATTGCCTTTCAGCAAGAGAAAGCATGATGTAAttatagtgattttattttcaaagtcaaaaTCTGAACATGTGATCTTAACACACAATGGATAAtcatccagaatttttttttttttttttttttttgtctttttgtctttttgtcttttctagggccacagccgcggcatatggaggttcccaggctaggggtctaatcggagctgtagccaccagcctataccacagccacagcaatgcgggatccaagccacgtcttcgacctacaccacagctcatgacaacaccagatccttaacccactaagcaaggccagggatcgaacctaattcctcatggatgctagttggcccATGACGGGAACCCAGTGGTTCTTGCACGCATTtttgttcactttctttttctccaagcCTTTATAAGCAGTTATTTCTCCATGTTTTTGACATGATTTTGGGGTTCCATATTAACCCGACATTAAAACGTATTACACTGTTACCGCCTTTgcttctgtctccttttcctgCAGACTCATTCTGGGGTGTGAAGTCACAGGCTGCAAGTCtatccttttcctcctctccaatTTGTGATTCTCCCTTAGATAAATTCTTATTTGATCATTTGCTGGCACTGGTTCTTCTAtatagtagagaaaaaaaaaatagtatatatggTATAGAGACTCTGGGACCTGGAAGCTGAGTTCTAATTTGACTCCATTACTTGCTGGCTGGATAACCTTATCCAAGTGGCTTAACCTTACAAGTTTAAATGTCTTCATTTATGACATAGACCCAACAACacagattaaattatttttaaaatatgaatttaaaaaaacccttataGGCTTGCAGAAACTAGAAAGCCCAATGGGACACACTAGACAGCATCTTTTTACCATGCAGCCTGACACCTAAAGGGCAAAATCGACTTCTGGGTGGGAGGCACTAGACATAAAGAATTACAGACTTTCTAGCACAACcccctcatttttcagatgagaaaaatgaagtggAGAGAAGTGAAGTGATAAGTATGGGGTTGTCACTATTCAGAAGAATCCAGGCTTGTCAAAGTGGCAGCCACAGGTGGGAGGTTGTCCTGGGCCCTCTTCCCAGGTGCCTCTGAGGAGTCCTAGGATGCTCTCTCTTTCTGCTCCAGGCGTCACAGCCAACCTGACTTCAGGTAGTGACTCGCCTGCAGGTTAGATGTTTTGGCTGCCTCCATGCTCCTGGATCATTAACCCTGGCCAATGGCCTCTGTATGTGATTGCATCTATCAGGGCTGCAAAACAATGGTCCTTACTTCCCCTCCACCCACCAGATAATTCTGCTTTTGCCAGGTTACAGCTATATTCCCAAATCTGATCCCTCAGGGTCACAGATAAAGGGGTCACAGAGGGCCATGCAGCGTGATCCCCCTTGGAATAAGCTAAGGCGAAAAGGTCTTAGTATCCGACTTGCAAAACTACAGCTCCTGTCCTGTTTACCTTTATGTCAAATGTTATCTAGGCCAAGGAATTTCATTTGTGGAAAATTAGGAGCCTAATAATGTAGTCCACAAGACTTCCCAGTTGTGgagtaataaaaagaacaaaaaaaagaacaacggAACTAGactgacctgggtttgaatctggaTTCTACCAACTCCCAACTGGGTGGACACTGAGTAAAATTTTTTGACCACTTTGCACCTCAGTTTTCGAATCCATAAATGGGAGTGATAGTTCTGGCCTCTCAAAGCAGTTAGGAGGATACGAATACTGTAAGTAAAGGACACACAGTACAACAAATGGGAGCTCTGGGTAGGCCATTTGGAGCTGGCCTTTATTAGAAACTTAGCGGGCATTAAGAAATAGAAGGCTGGGCCCTGGATCCAGCCCTCTGGAGTCTGCCAGTTACAGGCTTTTGTGCTTCTGCCAACCCCCAGCTCCTCCAAACTGCACCCAGGGTGGAAGCCACCTCAGCCACACCATGGGAATAGCAGGGAACGTCTCTGATATGGCCTCTGGACTCCCACCTAATCACCTTTCTTATATCTGCCAAAGGGGCCTGTGTCTCTCCCCATGCATAGTGAACTGATGGGCCAGATATTGAACTAAactttattgagcatcttttcatgcctcttggccacctgtatattttctttgggaaaatgtctattcagattttctgcccatttttaaatcagcttgtttgggttttcttttcttttttttttttttgatactgaatCATATGAATTGTCtatatagtttggatattaaACTCTTtccactaatcatcagagaaatgcagattaaaaccacaCAAGAAGTCTGTAAATAACCAATGttcgtgaggatgtggagaaaagggaaccctagcacatggctggtaggaatgtaaattggtgcagtcactatggaagatactatggagattcctcaaaaaattaagagtagaactaccacgtgatccagcaattccacccctgggtatatagctgaagaaaatgaaaacactaatttaaaatgataactgCATATTAATGTTCAcatcagcattatttacaatagccaagatatgggggAAACCTAGTATTCATCAACAgataagagataaagaagatgttatatgtatatagtatatatatgcaACGTGGAGAAATGGACTGTCCTTGGTCCGTTAGATTtataaactgttttaaaattttcatccttTTGCTAAAATGGTGGACTATGTCACTGGTAAATCATGAATCCTCTGGTGAATAATGGTGTGACTTAAAGCCTTCAtcatgttatattttcttttcagacattaataactttatatttggggaaataatggtttttaattttatttaaccaGAATCTCTGTCCTGCTATAATGAAACATTTTGTACCACagctgaattaaaaataatattgctgactttaaaaaatactgctataatattatataataaaaagtatatatgtgtgtgtgtgtgtgtgtgtgtgtgtgtgtataaaatggaaaactactcagccacaaaaaagaatgaaattttgtcatttgcaataacatggagggacctagggGTATTAcacttagtaaaataagtcagaaaaagacaaatactgtatgatatcatttacatgtggaatcttaaaaagaaaacaaatgaatgactataacaaaacaaacagactcacagatatggagaaaaaactagtggttaccagtggggagaggaaagggagaaggggcAGGTAAGATAGGGACAGGGGATTAAGAgctacaaactactatatacaaaataaataggcTGTGAGgacatattgtacagcacagggaacatagccaatattttacaataatttaaaatagagtataatctatcaaaatattgaattatgatgttgtacacctgaaactaatataatattgtaaatcaactacatttcaatgtAAAAAGCATTTATTGACTACTTGCTGCTATATGCCACACACTGGGGTggtggaagagggaaggaagcaaaaaaaaatatgcttcctGCTCTCCATGAGGTTACAAAGCAGGAGGGAgggcacacatgcacatatgcaaAGAGATATTTCCAGTTTAAAGATCACAACAGCATTCAGGTGTGTGGTgcggaggggagagggagggaaggagggagaaagagaaaggtagaGAGATTGAGGAAGACATCACAGAAAATGGGATACTTTGAGTTGAGCTGAATCTTTAAGAATTTATCAGTAGGACAAGAGATCAGTGGTAGAAGGTGTATTAGGTGGAGGGAATGTGGAGAAGTAAAACCACATATCGAGTGCTGGGATCACATATTGAATGTCGGGGTGCTATTTAGTACCTAATGTTTCTCCCTGTGTAGTCCAAGAGCCCTGTGTTAGAATCAGCTGTGAGTctagtttaaaatgtaaattcctaggagttcccactggctaaagaacgcaactagtatccatgaggatgcaggttcaatccctggccttgttcagtgggttaaaggatctggtgttgccataaactgtggtgtaggtttcagacatggctcggatctggagtggctgtggctgtggtgtaggctggctgcagctctgattccacccctatcccaggaaattccatgtgctgcaggtgtggccctaaaaacaacaaaaaaaaaaacaatagtaaaTTCCTAAGTAGTTCTGCAgttctgcagttctgatttgggGCTAAGATTCTGATTTAGGACCAGAGTTGTAAGGGTAAGGTCCATTAGGTAATAGTGATATATATTAAAGATAAGaacaactctttattttttattgaaaaatagttgatttacaatgtcagtagtttcaggtgtgcagcacagtgatgtatatatatatatatattcttcttcaaattcttttcctttataggttattacaagacattgagtatagttccctgtgctacacagtaggtttccttgttagttatttattttatatatagtagtgtgtatttgctaatcccatacacctaatttatccctttcccccctttcccctttggtaaccatactttgttttctatgtctttgaatcTATTTCTGAAGAACAATTCTTTTATAACATAAACTCTAAGGCAAAAAAGGGTGGAGAGATAGGTAAGCCTTCAGTCAGGGAGCCCTTTACATCATGCTAAGGAGTGAGATTCATCCTTACAAGCCAGTGGTTCTCTAAGTGTGGTCCAGGATGactagctgcagcaacacctgagaAACTCATTGGAAATacaaattcttggagttctcatcctggctcagtgggttaagaacctgactagtatccacgaggatccctggcctcactcagtaggttaaggatccagcaatgccatgagctgtggtgcaggtcacagatgcatctcagatttgCGTTGCTGTgttggtggtgtaggctggcagctgcagctctgattcaacccctagactgggagcctccatatgccatgagtgcagtcttttttttttttttttttttgccatttctagggccgctcctgcagcacatggacgttcccagctaggggttgaatcggagctgtagccgccggcctgcaccagagccacagcaactcgggatccgagcctcttcggcgacgtacaccacagctcacagcaacgccagatcctcaacccactgagcaaggccagggatccaacccgcaacctcatggttcctaatcaaattcgttaaccactgagccacaaagggaactccccatgagtgcagtctttaaaaaaaaaaaaa is a genomic window of Sus scrofa isolate TJ Tabasco breed Duroc chromosome 13, Sscrofa11.1, whole genome shotgun sequence containing:
- the LOC100156142 gene encoding LOW QUALITY PROTEIN: 5-hydroxytryptamine receptor 3D-like (The sequence of the model RefSeq protein was modified relative to this genomic sequence to represent the inferred CDS: inserted 2 bases in 1 codon), with the translated sequence MDMDQTPPGLMAXMSTVMATSNTVSQCAWSASANWTSSTSPLMNRTARSLSVLSSTQVAIRRRPTLYVINLLVPSSFLVAIDALSFYLPAESENRAPFKITLLLGYNVFLLMMNDLLPISGTPLISMVCSFHPGVYFALCLSLMVVSLLETIFITYLLHLAATQPPPLPRWLHSLLLHCTSPRKCCPVVAPQRGNSGQDLGPAHLPGTKEPVELVGKGPGPREAELSGCPGSASTQPEDEAQKQHLVSLWVQCSHMMDSLLFRLYLLFLATSITTVIVLWNT